In Sulfitobacter sp. OXR-159, one DNA window encodes the following:
- a CDS encoding VOC family protein — MPPYKNALVADGLPAHSFKVDDLDAECKRLRDLDVKFAQEPVDAGSVRMAVFDDTCGNLIQIIEMKNEPQN; from the coding sequence ATACCGCCTTATAAGAACGCTCTCGTTGCTGACGGGCTTCCTGCCCACTCATTCAAAGTCGACGATCTCGATGCGGAGTGCAAAAGGCTTCGCGACCTTGACGTCAAATTTGCACAGGAACCAGTGGATGCCGGATCAGTTCGCATGGCCGTATTCGATGATACCTGCGGAAATTTGATCCAGATCATCGAGATGAAGAACGAGCCGCAAAACTGA
- a CDS encoding efflux RND transporter periplasmic adaptor subunit translates to MKIGVWKMFGAALALAGAATMASAQSGPPGGMPPAGPLEVGVIDMQMQEIPRIVTTPGRAVAFQDVEVRPRVGGVVEEILYTPGQLLEVGDPLFRIDDASYLAAVATARANLATAEANLPVKQAAYDRAEQLSGRGYTEAEVEAARASLAEAKATLDANKAAVEYAETELSWTTMTSPIAGRADVSTVSVGDLVTAGQADALTSIVTSDPIYVDMMEASARILSVRSAIAEGDLQQNDTLQATLTLENGDIYRGTGQLVTPGNNVSTSTGTVTIRFTFDNPDHIILPGMFVRGEIVLGTMQAYLVPQRAAMRGNSGKLTAYVIGEDGKAEQVTLDDDGTYQNAWIVREGLNDGDRLVVDGLSSVRAGQEVSPVAVTIDEDGVSRDIAAPSAED, encoded by the coding sequence ATGAAGATCGGCGTTTGGAAGATGTTTGGCGCAGCGCTTGCGTTGGCGGGGGCTGCCACGATGGCGAGCGCGCAGAGCGGCCCTCCCGGTGGCATGCCCCCCGCGGGGCCGCTTGAGGTGGGTGTGATCGACATGCAGATGCAGGAAATCCCACGCATTGTGACCACGCCGGGCCGGGCCGTTGCGTTTCAAGACGTTGAAGTGCGCCCGCGTGTCGGCGGTGTGGTCGAAGAAATCCTCTACACGCCCGGACAATTGCTTGAGGTCGGGGATCCGCTTTTCCGGATCGACGATGCCTCTTATCTTGCGGCTGTCGCGACAGCCCGTGCCAATCTGGCCACTGCCGAAGCCAACCTGCCCGTGAAGCAGGCGGCCTATGACCGCGCCGAACAACTCTCCGGTCGCGGCTACACCGAGGCAGAGGTCGAAGCGGCGCGTGCCAGTCTGGCCGAAGCAAAGGCCACGCTTGATGCAAACAAAGCGGCGGTTGAATATGCAGAGACCGAACTGTCGTGGACGACGATGACCAGCCCGATCGCCGGGCGTGCAGATGTATCAACCGTTTCGGTTGGGGATTTGGTTACGGCTGGGCAGGCCGACGCTTTGACGAGCATCGTTACCTCCGATCCGATCTATGTGGATATGATGGAGGCCAGCGCGCGTATCCTGTCGGTGCGCAGCGCCATTGCCGAGGGTGATCTACAACAAAACGACACCCTTCAAGCGACATTGACGTTAGAGAACGGCGACATCTATCGTGGTACCGGGCAGTTGGTCACACCGGGCAACAATGTCTCGACCTCCACCGGAACCGTGACCATCCGTTTCACCTTTGACAACCCTGACCACATCATCCTTCCCGGCATGTTCGTGCGGGGGGAAATCGTGCTGGGCACGATGCAAGCCTACCTTGTTCCGCAGCGTGCAGCGATGCGTGGGAACTCAGGTAAACTGACTGCTTATGTTATCGGTGAAGACGGCAAGGCCGAACAGGTGACGCTCGATGATGACGGTACCTATCAGAACGCATGGATCGTGCGTGAGGGGCTGAACGATGGGGACCGGCTTGTCGTGGATGGCCTTTCATCCGTCCGCGCAGGGCAAGAGGTCAGCCCCGTGGCCGTGACGATCGACGAGGATGGCGTTTCTCGCGATATCGCTGCCCCCTCGGCGGAGGATTGA
- a CDS encoding multidrug effflux MFS transporter, with protein MSQISLTPKRAFAVTATLGLLSLFPPLATDMYLAALGDLAASMNATHTAAELSLSIFFLGLCFGQILIGPLTDTYGRRRPLLVGTVLFTVTSVALPLMNDIAWFNALRFLQAIGASAGMVVGRAMVKDLYEGQKAAKVMTVLVMLLTLGPITSPTMGSLLLEAFGWRSIFATMALISLVALTLSVATLPETLPAQERQPAPIHNGLKAAKRLLSQRGFVTMAMVAGLIQSGMFAFITGSSGVFQGIFGLSSIGFGIMFAIIATALIIFGRINGILLNRFRPEQILKTVLPLFAASTILLTFLSQTDSLLVFVVPLWVSIGLVGLLSANAMSLAMESTKAAAGMGSALLGAIQFALAFTVSSFVAVGGASSALPMALGLAIPASAASVLYFVTRRSSESENSIVEL; from the coding sequence ATGTCACAGATTTCCCTTACCCCGAAACGGGCCTTTGCCGTTACCGCCACCTTGGGCCTCTTGTCCCTCTTCCCCCCGTTGGCCACGGATATGTACCTCGCCGCACTTGGTGATCTCGCGGCCTCGATGAACGCCACCCATACGGCGGCTGAACTTTCGCTTTCGATTTTTTTTCTCGGCCTCTGTTTCGGGCAGATTCTCATTGGCCCATTGACCGATACCTACGGACGCAGGCGCCCGCTTCTTGTAGGGACCGTTCTGTTCACCGTCACTTCGGTTGCACTGCCGCTGATGAATGACATTGCATGGTTCAATGCCCTACGGTTCCTACAGGCAATCGGCGCGAGTGCGGGCATGGTCGTCGGGCGCGCCATGGTGAAAGATCTTTATGAGGGGCAAAAGGCCGCGAAGGTCATGACCGTGCTGGTCATGTTACTGACGCTCGGGCCGATCACGTCACCGACGATGGGCAGCCTGCTTCTCGAAGCGTTTGGCTGGCGGTCGATCTTTGCAACGATGGCGCTTATCAGCCTCGTGGCCTTGACCCTTTCCGTGGCTACCTTGCCCGAAACCCTACCCGCTCAGGAACGACAGCCCGCGCCCATTCACAATGGCTTAAAAGCCGCGAAACGCCTCCTTTCGCAACGCGGGTTTGTCACGATGGCCATGGTGGCAGGCCTTATCCAAAGCGGTATGTTTGCCTTTATCACAGGCTCATCGGGGGTATTCCAAGGGATTTTTGGGCTAAGCTCCATTGGCTTTGGCATCATGTTCGCGATCATCGCGACCGCGTTAATTATCTTTGGCCGGATCAATGGGATATTGCTCAATCGTTTCAGACCAGAACAAATACTCAAGACCGTGTTGCCGCTCTTTGCCGCATCTACCATCCTACTCACCTTTCTGTCTCAGACAGACTCCTTGTTGGTTTTTGTCGTGCCCCTGTGGGTATCGATCGGCTTGGTGGGCCTGCTTTCGGCAAATGCGATGTCCCTTGCGATGGAATCGACCAAGGCCGCGGCAGGGATGGGATCGGCGCTTCTGGGTGCCATCCAGTTCGCCCTCGCCTTCACCGTTTCCAGCTTCGTAGCCGTAGGCGGGGCGTCTTCCGCCTTGCCAATGGCTCTTGGGCTCGCAATTCCAGCCAGCGCGGCATCCGTGCTGTATTTCGTTACGAGACGCTCCAGTGAGTCTGAGAATTCAATTGTGGAGCTATAG
- a CDS encoding TetR/AcrR family transcriptional regulator, whose translation MSGKKPIGRPANQEASTALKAVALRLVRELGYEKVSVSAIIEQAGVARQTLYNRWNTKADLVLEAVFEQTNTYAAEPSWDGAEDCRTLLEGFLIRIFEHLRIDGDTLRALIAASQQDAKFHNSFHANFVLPREQMITALLRRAQDRGELSPGRNVEILSTLIHGAFWYRLLNRGVLDAGFAKDIVAETFA comes from the coding sequence ATGTCAGGAAAAAAGCCAATCGGACGGCCCGCAAATCAAGAAGCCAGCACGGCATTGAAGGCTGTGGCTCTACGTCTGGTTCGGGAACTGGGCTATGAGAAAGTCTCGGTTTCGGCAATCATTGAGCAGGCTGGCGTGGCGCGTCAAACGCTCTACAACCGCTGGAATACGAAGGCTGACCTTGTCCTCGAAGCCGTTTTTGAGCAGACCAACACCTATGCCGCCGAACCTTCTTGGGACGGGGCAGAGGATTGTCGGACCTTGCTCGAAGGTTTCCTGATCCGTATTTTCGAACACTTGCGCATCGACGGGGACACCCTGCGCGCGTTAATCGCGGCCTCTCAGCAGGATGCAAAGTTCCACAACTCGTTTCATGCAAATTTCGTTCTACCTCGAGAGCAGATGATCACCGCTTTGCTCCGCCGGGCGCAGGATCGCGGAGAGCTTTCGCCGGGGCGGAACGTGGAGATACTGTCGACCTTGATACATGGCGCATTCTGGTATCGCTTGCTGAACCGCGGGGTGTTGGACGCTGGGTTCGCAAAGGATATAGTGGCGGAAACCTTCGCCTGA
- a CDS encoding response regulator transcription factor, whose protein sequence is MRILVVEDDASLADGLCTGLRLHGFVPEVVGTCADAQEAWEQNGFSAVVLDIMLPDGSGVELLRSMRAEGNRTPVLLLTALDQTGDRIAGLDAGADDYLAKPFDLGELGARLRAITRRAKGEASGTTCWNGLEFDPARMAGRTRSGEVRFSRREFAILQALLERPGVIVPKDRLEERLYGWQDGVESNTVEVHVHKLRAKLGAAFIETVRGVGYRLAEEGA, encoded by the coding sequence ATGCGGATATTGGTGGTGGAAGACGATGCCTCACTGGCGGACGGGTTATGCACCGGTCTGCGGTTGCACGGCTTCGTCCCCGAGGTGGTGGGCACCTGCGCGGACGCGCAGGAGGCATGGGAGCAGAATGGCTTTTCCGCCGTGGTGCTCGACATCATGCTGCCCGATGGCTCCGGCGTAGAGTTGCTGCGATCTATGCGGGCCGAAGGCAATCGGACCCCCGTGCTGCTGCTGACGGCGCTTGATCAGACGGGCGATCGGATCGCCGGGCTGGATGCCGGGGCCGACGACTATCTGGCAAAGCCTTTCGATCTTGGCGAGCTCGGGGCGCGGCTGCGGGCCATCACCCGGCGGGCAAAGGGCGAGGCAAGCGGCACGACCTGTTGGAACGGATTGGAGTTCGACCCCGCCCGCATGGCCGGGCGCACCCGGAGCGGCGAGGTGCGCTTTTCTCGCAGGGAATTCGCCATCCTACAGGCGTTATTGGAACGGCCCGGCGTAATCGTTCCTAAGGATCGGCTCGAAGAGCGGCTCTACGGTTGGCAAGACGGTGTGGAGAGCAACACCGTTGAGGTGCATGTCCACAAGCTCCGCGCCAAGCTGGGGGCGGCGTTTATCGAAACCGTGCGCGGGGTCGGCTATCGACTGGCGGAGGAAGGCGCATGA
- a CDS encoding efflux RND transporter permease subunit encodes MARFFIHRPVFAWVLAIATMLLGAFSMTGLPISQYPDIAPTTVRISATYTGASAATVENSVTTVIEDGLTGLDGLTYMTSSSSEGAASVSLTFDDSIDPDMAQVQVQNKLQLVESQLPDAVTSRGVSVTRSTSSILMVGALVSEDGSYTSLELGDLLSSTIEDAVQRTAGVGSINVFGTEYAMRIWLNPEKLFQYQLTSADVTSAVSEQNTNVTVGSLGEQPVVKGQQFTVSLSAQSQLESVEDFRNILLKTNTDGSAIYLADVATIELAEEDYGSISRFNGHPAAGFAVNLSTGANAVDTAEAVREVVGNLSSALPEGVAVEYPYDTSPFVEESIDQVYETLLEAIVLVFLVIFLFLQSWRATIIPTIAVPVVLLGTFGVLSAFGMSINTLSMFALVLAIGLLVDDAIVVVENVERVMEEEGLDAVTATEKSMGEISSALIGIVMVLSAVFLPMAFMDGSTGVIYKQFSVTIISAMVLSLFVALILTPAMCAQLLKPNHDKKPLLPLRWFNGGLDRLTGGYGSVVGRLSMRPFRMVVVLVLVGFGAYWVYDRLPSSFLPTEDQGVLMTMIELPQGSTVQQTANTIEQIEQYLLTEETEMVDGVFANVGYSFGGSGQNYGMMFIRLKDYEERPGLDAADLMMRANGKFFQSRLGSIFVLQPPAIPGLGTSSGFAMYLVDQSGAGQEALSDAADQLVAAGLADGRVTNLRGNDAATEPSLKLRIDQQKAEALGVSLSSVNTMLATVFSGTYVNDFPLGNNLREVIVQGGADWRMQPDDIDHWYVRNESSEMVPLSAFVSREWETITPKLSRYGGTRALELSGEAAAGISSGDAMEVMEQLTADLDGSYASAWTGLSYQERLSGDQEAILYTISALVVFLCLAALYESWAVPFAVMLSVPMGILGALVTTWYFGQSNDVYFKVGLLTTIGLAARNAILIVEFAESLRAEGKALLEATVMAARQRLRPILMTSLAFGFGIMPLVLASGAGANAQKSIGTGMLGGIIFSAVIGIVMVPVFYVAVIRTTEIFRKRVEKAQ; translated from the coding sequence ATGGCGCGTTTCTTCATCCATCGCCCCGTTTTTGCTTGGGTTCTGGCGATTGCCACCATGTTGCTGGGCGCTTTCAGTATGACGGGTCTGCCGATCTCGCAGTATCCTGATATCGCGCCCACCACGGTTCGAATTTCTGCCACCTATACCGGGGCCTCAGCCGCGACGGTGGAGAATTCTGTCACCACTGTCATCGAGGACGGGCTGACGGGGTTGGACGGGCTCACCTATATGACCTCATCCTCCAGCGAAGGGGCCGCCAGTGTTTCGCTGACCTTTGATGATAGTATTGATCCTGACATGGCACAGGTGCAGGTCCAGAACAAACTGCAACTGGTCGAATCCCAACTGCCTGACGCCGTGACAAGCCGGGGTGTTTCGGTCACCCGCTCGACCAGCTCGATCCTGATGGTCGGAGCGCTGGTCAGTGAAGACGGCAGCTATACCTCGCTTGAGCTGGGCGACCTGCTGAGCAGCACGATTGAAGACGCGGTGCAGCGCACGGCGGGCGTGGGGTCGATCAATGTTTTCGGCACCGAATACGCAATGCGCATTTGGTTGAACCCCGAAAAGCTGTTTCAATATCAACTGACCTCCGCTGACGTGACCTCAGCCGTATCCGAACAGAACACAAACGTGACGGTCGGCAGTCTGGGTGAGCAGCCGGTGGTAAAGGGCCAGCAGTTCACGGTTTCCCTATCGGCGCAGTCCCAGCTTGAATCGGTTGAGGATTTCCGGAACATCTTGCTGAAAACCAATACGGACGGGTCGGCCATTTACCTTGCCGATGTCGCCACGATCGAACTCGCCGAAGAGGACTACGGCAGCATCAGCCGCTTCAACGGTCATCCGGCGGCGGGCTTTGCGGTGAACCTTTCCACCGGTGCCAATGCGGTGGATACCGCCGAAGCGGTGCGCGAAGTGGTGGGCAATCTTTCTTCCGCGTTGCCCGAGGGCGTTGCGGTCGAATATCCCTATGACACCTCGCCCTTCGTCGAGGAATCGATCGACCAAGTCTATGAAACGTTGCTCGAGGCGATTGTCCTCGTCTTTCTTGTCATCTTCCTTTTCTTGCAAAGCTGGCGGGCGACGATCATCCCGACCATCGCCGTGCCGGTGGTGTTGTTGGGCACCTTTGGCGTGCTGTCTGCCTTCGGCATGTCAATCAACACCCTTTCCATGTTCGCATTGGTTTTGGCCATTGGTCTGTTGGTCGATGACGCGATTGTTGTCGTCGAGAACGTCGAACGGGTGATGGAAGAAGAAGGGCTGGACGCCGTCACCGCCACGGAAAAGAGTATGGGGGAGATCTCCTCGGCGCTGATCGGCATCGTGATGGTGCTTTCTGCTGTGTTCCTGCCGATGGCCTTCATGGATGGGTCGACGGGGGTCATCTACAAACAGTTCTCGGTCACGATCATTTCGGCGATGGTTCTGTCGCTTTTCGTCGCTTTGATCCTCACGCCTGCGATGTGTGCGCAGCTTCTCAAACCGAACCATGACAAGAAGCCTCTGCTTCCGCTGCGCTGGTTCAATGGCGGACTTGACCGTCTGACGGGCGGCTATGGTTCGGTTGTCGGGCGGTTGTCCATGCGGCCTTTCCGTATGGTGGTGGTCTTGGTCCTTGTCGGATTTGGCGCCTATTGGGTCTACGACCGTCTGCCGTCATCGTTCCTGCCGACCGAAGATCAGGGCGTCCTCATGACCATGATCGAACTGCCACAGGGCTCGACAGTCCAGCAAACGGCCAACACGATTGAACAGATCGAGCAATATTTGCTGACCGAAGAGACCGAAATGGTCGATGGCGTCTTTGCCAATGTCGGATACAGTTTCGGGGGATCCGGTCAGAACTACGGGATGATGTTCATCAGACTCAAAGACTACGAAGAGCGTCCCGGGCTTGATGCGGCTGATCTGATGATGCGGGCCAATGGCAAGTTCTTTCAATCTCGTTTGGGCAGCATCTTTGTGCTTCAACCACCTGCCATTCCGGGGCTGGGCACGTCTTCGGGCTTTGCGATGTACCTCGTCGATCAGTCGGGCGCTGGGCAGGAGGCATTGAGCGATGCCGCCGATCAACTGGTCGCGGCAGGGCTTGCTGACGGTCGCGTGACCAACCTGCGCGGCAACGACGCGGCGACAGAACCTTCGTTGAAACTGCGTATCGACCAGCAGAAGGCCGAGGCTCTGGGCGTGTCATTGTCGAGCGTGAACACCATGCTCGCGACCGTGTTCTCTGGCACCTATGTCAACGACTTCCCTCTGGGCAACAACCTGCGTGAGGTCATTGTACAGGGCGGTGCAGACTGGCGCATGCAGCCTGATGATATCGACCACTGGTATGTGCGTAACGAAAGTTCGGAGATGGTGCCACTGTCGGCCTTTGTCAGCCGTGAATGGGAAACCATCACGCCCAAACTGTCGCGCTATGGCGGCACCCGCGCACTGGAACTTTCCGGCGAAGCGGCAGCGGGCATCAGCTCGGGCGATGCGATGGAGGTGATGGAACAGCTTACCGCTGATTTGGACGGCTCTTACGCCTCGGCTTGGACGGGGCTAAGCTATCAAGAACGGTTGTCCGGCGATCAGGAAGCTATTCTCTATACGATCTCGGCGCTGGTCGTTTTCCTCTGTCTCGCCGCCCTTTACGAAAGCTGGGCCGTGCCCTTCGCGGTGATGCTTTCGGTGCCCATGGGCATTCTGGGGGCGCTTGTAACGACGTGGTATTTCGGACAGTCGAACGACGTCTATTTCAAGGTAGGCTTGCTTACCACGATCGGCCTTGCGGCGCGAAACGCCATTCTGATCGTTGAATTCGCGGAATCCCTACGGGCGGAAGGCAAAGCATTGCTGGAAGCCACCGTCATGGCAGCACGCCAGCGTCTGCGCCCCATCCTGATGACCTCTCTTGCCTTTGGTTTTGGCATCATGCCGCTGGTGCTCGCCTCCGGGGCAGGGGCCAATGCGCAAAAATCAATCGGGACGGGGATGCTCGGCGGGATCATCTTTTCAGCGGTCATCGGGATCGTGATGGTGCCGGTCTTCTACGTCGCCGTAATCCGAACAACAGAAATTTTCCGTAAGCGAGTGGAGAAAGCTCAGTGA
- a CDS encoding ATP-binding protein — protein sequence MTSIRTRLFAILLLATGAVWFSAAWWIQHSTRVEVEQVLDARLAEAAGMVSSLLSDGRVELSSAAGAMEALTTRADQGYSRQLSCQIWSLDGTMVGASGSAPEGRLTEADSGFSETLVDGERWRVFTEVNERLGLRVMVGDRLAVRDRLVSDVTRGLLVPALTILPFLAGLIWLSVGRGLAPLSRMARALSARSADNLEPVEEGPLPRELHPMGAALNSLFGRVAAARERERSFSAYAAHELKTPLSGIKTQAQIAAMAPDEETRRHALAQIEKGVARTDRMVRQLLELAAVDGATGGGGGKFDLMEVISGVVSEMRPPADAKGIDLHVDLPESLPVVAGDPVLATLALRNVTENAIAASSMGGVVELCVAVCQDLAEITVSDRGPGISAEDRTRITERFFRGQNAQGGGSGLGLSIAQAAMERIDGTLKFCTRKGGGENVTLTFTLMNAGVR from the coding sequence ATGACCTCTATCCGCACGCGGCTCTTTGCCATTCTATTGCTTGCCACCGGCGCTGTCTGGTTTTCGGCGGCATGGTGGATTCAGCACTCCACTCGGGTCGAGGTAGAGCAGGTGCTGGATGCCCGCCTCGCGGAAGCCGCCGGGATGGTGTCTTCGCTGCTTTCCGACGGCCGTGTCGAACTCTCGAGCGCCGCGGGGGCGATGGAAGCCCTGACCACGCGGGCCGACCAGGGGTATTCGCGGCAGCTTTCCTGTCAGATTTGGTCGCTCGACGGAACCATGGTAGGCGCCTCGGGCAGTGCCCCTGAGGGGCGGCTTACCGAAGCCGATTCAGGCTTCTCGGAAACTCTCGTGGACGGGGAACGCTGGCGCGTATTCACAGAAGTAAACGAACGCCTCGGCCTTAGGGTTATGGTAGGCGATCGCCTCGCCGTTCGGGACCGTCTCGTCAGTGATGTGACCCGGGGATTGCTTGTGCCGGCGCTCACCATTCTTCCGTTTCTTGCCGGGCTGATCTGGCTTAGCGTGGGCCGCGGTCTCGCACCGCTTTCACGCATGGCGCGGGCCTTGTCTGCGCGTTCGGCCGACAACCTCGAGCCGGTCGAGGAAGGCCCGCTGCCGCGCGAATTGCACCCTATGGGCGCTGCGTTGAACTCTCTGTTCGGGAGGGTTGCCGCGGCGCGGGAGCGCGAACGCAGCTTCTCTGCCTATGCGGCGCATGAACTGAAGACCCCGCTTTCCGGCATCAAAACGCAGGCTCAGATCGCCGCCATGGCCCCGGACGAGGAAACCCGCCGGCACGCGCTGGCACAGATCGAAAAAGGGGTGGCCCGCACTGATCGCATGGTGCGCCAGCTATTGGAATTGGCGGCCGTGGATGGTGCGACAGGTGGTGGCGGCGGTAAGTTTGACCTGATGGAGGTGATCTCCGGCGTTGTCTCTGAGATGCGGCCCCCTGCCGATGCGAAGGGAATCGATCTTCATGTTGATCTTCCCGAATCTCTGCCTGTCGTAGCCGGCGACCCCGTGCTGGCGACCCTGGCGCTGAGAAATGTCACTGAAAACGCCATTGCGGCCAGTTCAATGGGGGGCGTCGTCGAACTTTGCGTGGCTGTTTGCCAGGATTTGGCGGAAATTACCGTATCCGACAGGGGGCCGGGTATCTCAGCGGAAGACCGTACTCGCATAACGGAGCGCTTTTTCCGCGGTCAAAACGCTCAAGGGGGTGGCAGCGGTCTGGGTTTGTCCATTGCGCAAGCGGCTATGGAGCGTATCGACGGAACCCTAAAGTTCTGCACGCGGAAGGGTGGTGGAGAAAACGTCACCTTGACGTTCACGCTAATGAACGCAGGTGTTCGCTGA
- a CDS encoding LysR family transcriptional regulator, producing the protein MADITLKQCRYFRAVAQTGGIASAAQVVGVSQPAVAQAVTKLEDQTGLVLFRRLHARGMELTAQGVEFLRYAEQMLVYAEQMNVAAADIAAHRVGRLRIGCFQSIAPFYLAKIVCGMSQYMPGVVLDVQELLQEELTLSLGRNEIDLAILYDLGLDETRFKLRPLAAAPLYLIVPPDHRLATRESVSICEIDDEEFVLFDAPQSRDYFLNLFSKFDIKPQIAYRSSSIETVRCYVANGLGVSLLSMKPADDMTYDGGRTVSIKLNDATPPMQIVIASHLKAPENLLAERFATTCRNLFARQKNP; encoded by the coding sequence ATGGCAGATATTACACTCAAACAATGCCGTTACTTCCGGGCCGTGGCTCAGACAGGCGGAATCGCATCTGCGGCGCAAGTTGTTGGCGTCTCGCAACCCGCTGTTGCCCAGGCCGTTACGAAACTGGAAGATCAAACAGGTCTTGTGCTGTTTCGGCGCCTGCATGCGCGCGGAATGGAATTAACCGCGCAAGGTGTTGAATTCCTTCGCTACGCGGAGCAGATGCTGGTCTATGCAGAGCAAATGAATGTCGCCGCAGCAGACATTGCGGCGCACAGAGTTGGACGCTTGCGTATCGGGTGTTTTCAGTCGATTGCCCCGTTTTACCTGGCAAAGATTGTCTGCGGTATGTCGCAGTATATGCCGGGCGTTGTTCTGGATGTGCAGGAACTGTTGCAAGAAGAATTGACCCTGTCTTTGGGCCGAAATGAGATTGACCTGGCGATCCTTTATGATCTTGGTCTTGATGAAACCCGGTTTAAATTACGCCCCCTTGCCGCGGCACCCCTCTATCTGATCGTCCCCCCTGATCACCGGCTGGCCACAAGAGAGTCCGTGTCGATCTGCGAAATCGACGATGAGGAATTTGTTCTTTTTGATGCCCCACAAAGCCGGGACTATTTTCTAAATCTGTTTAGCAAGTTCGATATCAAACCGCAGATTGCGTACCGGTCATCGTCGATTGAAACGGTGCGATGCTACGTAGCAAACGGGCTTGGTGTTTCGCTTTTGTCAATGAAACCTGCAGACGACATGACATACGATGGCGGCCGGACTGTGTCGATCAAGCTCAACGACGCAACGCCGCCGATGCAAATCGTCATCGCTTCACATCTTAAAGCTCCGGAAAACCTGCTCGCTGAACGCTTCGCGACCACTTGTCGGAACCTGTTTGCGAGACAGAAGAACCCTTAG
- a CDS encoding TetR/AcrR family transcriptional regulator — MTVSLRERRRQQTARDIQLATLDLAVQKGLENVTTEEIAAATGISTRTFFNYYTNKETAAVGAPPPFSEAAKEALRSGNGPLADDLKMFLDQHFAALTNDEPILKMIGTVLRSNERARGILQGFLVMERKELTECLSHRIEHSQAAAALASHTTDAVGRAIFLWEHGEGLSLNAALDTVWEGTIAAAALLTQPS; from the coding sequence ATGACAGTTTCGTTACGAGAGCGAAGACGACAGCAGACGGCGCGGGACATTCAGCTGGCGACGCTGGATCTGGCCGTTCAAAAAGGGTTAGAGAATGTGACGACCGAGGAGATCGCTGCTGCAACTGGCATCAGCACGCGTACTTTCTTTAACTACTATACCAACAAGGAAACGGCTGCGGTTGGGGCTCCGCCCCCCTTTTCGGAGGCTGCGAAAGAAGCGTTACGCAGCGGAAACGGACCGCTCGCGGACGATCTCAAGATGTTCTTGGATCAACACTTCGCAGCGCTGACCAATGATGAACCTATTCTCAAGATGATCGGCACGGTTCTGCGTTCAAACGAAAGAGCGAGAGGCATCCTGCAGGGGTTTCTGGTTATGGAGCGCAAAGAGCTTACGGAATGCCTGAGCCACCGCATCGAGCACTCCCAAGCCGCCGCCGCGCTCGCAAGCCACACTACCGACGCAGTGGGAAGGGCGATTTTCCTCTGGGAGCACGGAGAGGGACTGTCACTGAATGCCGCGTTGGACACGGTTTGGGAAGGAACAATCGCCGCGGCGGCCCTCTTGACGCAGCCGTCTTGA
- a CDS encoding 2OG-Fe(II) oxygenase — translation MELNEIIDLEAFPIDDAEFRAACKKQFEDAGVFVMRGFVRKNAIDTVRDEGIANKDKVFKSTKQHNVYLTPKDDRFADDHARNRLVTSSKGCITDDLMPQLSPLRQLYDAPVFRSFLCDVLGEKEIHEYADPLSSINLHFAEKGEELGWHFDNSSFAITLMVQAPEKGGTFEYVNDVRDADSGEMGFTQVDEILDGKAPVEVVEAEAGTLVFFRGRNSIHRVSPNEGDLTRILAVLAYNSEPDVELSEAARMTFYGRLN, via the coding sequence ATGGAACTGAATGAAATTATCGACCTGGAAGCCTTTCCGATAGACGATGCGGAATTCCGTGCCGCCTGTAAGAAACAGTTCGAGGACGCGGGTGTCTTTGTGATGCGGGGGTTTGTCCGGAAGAACGCAATCGACACGGTTCGTGACGAGGGCATTGCCAACAAAGACAAGGTCTTCAAATCGACAAAGCAGCACAATGTCTACCTGACCCCGAAAGACGACAGATTCGCCGATGACCATGCGCGCAACCGCCTTGTGACCTCATCCAAGGGATGCATCACCGACGATCTGATGCCGCAGCTATCGCCTTTGCGCCAACTCTATGACGCCCCGGTTTTCCGGAGCTTCCTGTGTGATGTTCTTGGCGAGAAGGAAATACACGAATATGCAGACCCGCTATCTTCCATCAATCTGCATTTTGCCGAAAAGGGAGAAGAGCTTGGCTGGCACTTTGACAACTCGTCATTTGCCATCACCCTGATGGTGCAAGCCCCTGAAAAGGGCGGAACATTCGAATATGTCAACGATGTGCGCGATGCCGATTCAGGCGAGATGGGTTTCACACAAGTTGATGAAATTCTGGATGGAAAAGCACCTGTTGAAGTTGTCGAGGCTGAAGCTGGTACACTGGTTTTTTTCCGGGGTCGCAACTCTATTCACCGTGTGTCACCGAACGAAGGCGACCTAACGCGTATTCTGGCTGTTCTTGCGTACAATTCCGAACCCGACGTCGAGCTTTCTGAAGCCGCCAGAATGACATTTTATGGGCGGCTGAACTAA